One genomic region from Pogoniulus pusillus isolate bPogPus1 chromosome 40, bPogPus1.pri, whole genome shotgun sequence encodes:
- the ATXN7L3 gene encoding ataxin-7-like protein 3 isoform X2: protein MKMEEMSLSGLDNSKLEAIAHEIYTELVEDACLGLCFEVHRAVKCGYFFLDDTDPDSMKDFEIVDQPGVDIFGQVYNQWKNKECICPNCSRSIAAARFAPHLEKCLGMGRNSSRIANRRIASSNNMNKSESDQEDNDDINDNDWSYGSEKKAKKRKSDKNPNSPRRSKSLKHKNGELGGNPDPFKYSNSAGISYETLGPEELRTLLTTQCGVISEHTKKMCTRSLRCPQHTDEQRRSVRVYLLGPSASLPEAEGSVENDSFEVAESQALMSRLQWDGSSDISPSDSASSKASTNNSESRKTKKKKPHLGLVSGAPGLGSSKKKKPKPPAPHTPSIYDDIN, encoded by the exons ATGAAAATGGAGGAGATGTCTTTGTCTGGCCTGGATAACagcaagctggag GCCATCGCACACGAGATCTACACGGAGCTGGTGGAGGatgcctgcctggggctgtgcttcGAGGTCCATCGGGCAGTCAAGTGTGGCTACTTCTTCCTGGACGACACCGACCCCGACAGCATGAAGGACTTCG AGATCGTGGACCAGCCTGGGGTGGACATCTTCGGGCAGGTCTACAACCAGTGGAAGAACAAAGAATGCATCTGCCCCAACTGCAGCCGCAGCATCGCCGCCGCGCGCTTCGCCCCGCACCTGGAGAAGTGCCTGGGCATGGGCCGCAACAGCAGCCGCATCGCCAACCGCAG GATCGCGAGCAGCAACAACATGAACAAGTCTGAGAGCGACCAAGAGGACAACGACGACATCAACGACAACGACTGGTCCTACGGCTCCGAGAAGAAAG CCAAGAAGAGGAAATCAGATAAG AACCCCAACTCGCCTCGCAGGTCCAAGTCCTTGAAACACAAGAATG gtGAGCTCGGTGGGAACCCTGATCCCTTCAAG taCAGCAACTCGGCAGGAATCAGCTACGAGACGCTGGGCCCCGAGGAGCTGCGGACGCTGCTGACCACG caaTGCGGAGTCATCTCCGAGCACACCAAGAAGATGTGCACCAG GTCCCTGCGGTGTCCCCAGCACACGGACGAGCAGCGGAGATCAGTTCGGGTTTACCTCCTCGGCCCCTCCGC GTCCCTGCCCGAGGCCGAGGGCAGTGTGGAGAACGACAGCTTCGAGGTGGCAGAGAGCCAGGCCCTGatgagcaggctgcagtgggatGGCTCCTCCGACATCTCCCCCTCCGACTCGGCCTCCTCCAAAGCCA GTACAAACAACTCTGAGTCCCGCAAGACCAAGAAGAAGAAGCCTcacctggggctggtgagcGGCGCCCCCgggctgggctccagcaagaAGAAgaagcccaagccccctgccccccacacccccagcaTCTACGACGACATCAACTGA
- the TMUB2 gene encoding transmembrane and ubiquitin-like domain-containing protein 2, translating into MELPAATFFHGVGDEVAVVAGVVVLVLALVLAWLSTYVADSSSQLLGSIVAAGDTAVIRLGRVERLVGTAAAAEAPEPPRAPERTEEKAEEEGEAASEPATEQGDSGSAPEPGLALRGLPKGTSGAEPSPGGAEICSGLIKIRLKFLNDTEEVAEVRPEDTVGVLKSKYFPGQESQTKFIYRGQLLQDQARTLRSLRITDNCVIHCHRSAAATAGLPDPGTATADSGSLPPGAGSLTVPALMVVLAVVWYLRITYRQLFTAPATVSLIGVTLLFSFLLFGTYGQ; encoded by the exons atggagctgcctgctgccaccttcTTCCACGGGGTGGGCGATGAGGTGGCAGTGGTGGCCGGGGTcgtggtgctggtgctggcccTGGTCCTGGCTTGGCTCTCCACCTACGTGGccgacagcagcagccagctgctgggcagcatcGTGGCGGCAGGGGACACAGCTGTCATCCGCCTGGGCCGCgtggagaggctggtggggACAGCAGCGGCTGCTGAGGCCCCGGAGCCCCCGCGGGCCCCTGAACGcacagaggagaaggcagaagaggagggagaggcagCGTCAgagccagcaacagagcaaggggacagcgGCAGCGCCCCCGAGCCCGGCCTGGCCCTCCGGGGCTTGCCCAAGGGGACCTCAGGTGCTGAGCCCAGCCCGGGGGGGGCCGAAATCTGCTCTGGGCTCATCAAGATCCGGCTCAAATTCCTCAACGACACCGAGGAAGTGGCAGAGGTTCGGCCTGAGGACACCGTGGGGGTCCTCAAGAG CAAATACTTCCCGGGCCAGGAGAGTCAGACGAAGTTCATCTACCgcgggcagctgctgcaggaccagGCCCGGACGCTGCGCTCGCTGCGCATCACCGACAACTGCGTCATCCACTGCCACCGCagcgccgccgccaccgccggcCTGCCCGACCCCGGCACCGCCACCGCCGACAGCGGCAGCCTGCCCCCGGGCGCGGGGAGCCTGACGGTGCCAGCCCtcatggtggtgctggctgTCGTCTGGTACTTGCGCATCACCTACCGGCAGCTCTTCACCGCCCCGGCCACCGTCTCCCTGATCGGCGTCACCCTCCTCTTCAGCTTCCTGCTGTTCGGCACCTACGGGCAGTAG
- the ATXN7L3 gene encoding ataxin-7-like protein 3 isoform X1 translates to MKMEEMSLSGLDNSKLEVSAPCPAGPWPPPPSRSLAAPTHARCPQAIAHEIYTELVEDACLGLCFEVHRAVKCGYFFLDDTDPDSMKDFEIVDQPGVDIFGQVYNQWKNKECICPNCSRSIAAARFAPHLEKCLGMGRNSSRIANRRIASSNNMNKSESDQEDNDDINDNDWSYGSEKKAKKRKSDKNPNSPRRSKSLKHKNGELGGNPDPFKYSNSAGISYETLGPEELRTLLTTQCGVISEHTKKMCTRSLRCPQHTDEQRRSVRVYLLGPSASLPEAEGSVENDSFEVAESQALMSRLQWDGSSDISPSDSASSKASTNNSESRKTKKKKPHLGLVSGAPGLGSSKKKKPKPPAPHTPSIYDDIN, encoded by the exons ATGAAAATGGAGGAGATGTCTTTGTCTGGCCTGGATAACagcaagctggaggtgagtgCCCCCTGCCCGGCCGGGCCTTGgcccccgcccccttctcggtcACTTGCAGCCCCCACCCATGCCCGCTGCCCCCAGGCCATCGCACACGAGATCTACACGGAGCTGGTGGAGGatgcctgcctggggctgtgcttcGAGGTCCATCGGGCAGTCAAGTGTGGCTACTTCTTCCTGGACGACACCGACCCCGACAGCATGAAGGACTTCG AGATCGTGGACCAGCCTGGGGTGGACATCTTCGGGCAGGTCTACAACCAGTGGAAGAACAAAGAATGCATCTGCCCCAACTGCAGCCGCAGCATCGCCGCCGCGCGCTTCGCCCCGCACCTGGAGAAGTGCCTGGGCATGGGCCGCAACAGCAGCCGCATCGCCAACCGCAG GATCGCGAGCAGCAACAACATGAACAAGTCTGAGAGCGACCAAGAGGACAACGACGACATCAACGACAACGACTGGTCCTACGGCTCCGAGAAGAAAG CCAAGAAGAGGAAATCAGATAAG AACCCCAACTCGCCTCGCAGGTCCAAGTCCTTGAAACACAAGAATG gtGAGCTCGGTGGGAACCCTGATCCCTTCAAG taCAGCAACTCGGCAGGAATCAGCTACGAGACGCTGGGCCCCGAGGAGCTGCGGACGCTGCTGACCACG caaTGCGGAGTCATCTCCGAGCACACCAAGAAGATGTGCACCAG GTCCCTGCGGTGTCCCCAGCACACGGACGAGCAGCGGAGATCAGTTCGGGTTTACCTCCTCGGCCCCTCCGC GTCCCTGCCCGAGGCCGAGGGCAGTGTGGAGAACGACAGCTTCGAGGTGGCAGAGAGCCAGGCCCTGatgagcaggctgcagtgggatGGCTCCTCCGACATCTCCCCCTCCGACTCGGCCTCCTCCAAAGCCA GTACAAACAACTCTGAGTCCCGCAAGACCAAGAAGAAGAAGCCTcacctggggctggtgagcGGCGCCCCCgggctgggctccagcaagaAGAAgaagcccaagccccctgccccccacacccccagcaTCTACGACGACATCAACTGA
- the HROB gene encoding homologous recombination OB-fold protein, with protein MAQAVGARCPPPTPLHRPPPSTRPPLTARTSPLLARDPSPRHGPPPRAPPGPAHGADAPPGPEAEPPPAPRSAGRLKRPLRPRRRRFASRLPHFRPPAMACRLQKLFGADGDLADEHSGKLLDEILVSAPQTPAHGALAKPRAEVLPSSSPPTEDFGKGPWLAMKAELKLDERDPSCFLRTYSVVMVLRKAALKQLPKNKVPSMAVMIKTLTRTNVDAGAVFRDPTGEMQGTVHRLLLEERQGELRPGSVLLLRQVGVFSPSHRNHYLNVTPNNLLKIYPPEPEGSFLQQEVHAQAGLLPDHPTQPPQGVPAAGDWGQMRAGACGTEQASGGLSLHSQSPRPGQEELVRADGCDMDDLDGLLGELPEDFFSAPAQADCC; from the exons ATGGCGCAAGCTGTCGGGGCACGGTGCCCCCCCCCAACTCCGCTGCACCGACCCCCTCCCAGCACT AGACCCCCCCTCACGGCACGAACCTCCCCATTGCTGGCCCGGGACCCCTCCCCACGGCACGGACCTCCCCCCCGCGCACCTCCCGGCCCTGCCCACGGCGCGGACGCCCCCCCCGGCCCCG AGGCGGAGCCGCCCCCGGCCCCGCGCAGCGCGGGGCGCTTGAAGCGGCCGCTCCGGCCCCGGCGCCGCCGGTTCGCCTCTCGGCTCCCGCACTTccgcccccctgccatg GCCTGCCGCCTCCAGAAGCTGTTCGGGGCCGACGGGGACTTGGCCGACGAG CActctgggaagctgctggaTGAGATCCTTGTTTCTGCTCCTCAGACTCCAGCTCATGGGGCCCTGGCAAAGCCACGGGCAGAG GTACTGCCCAGCTCCTCGCCGCCCACAGAAGATTTTGGGAAGGGCCCCTGGCTTGCCAtgaaggcagagctgaagctggACGAGagggatcccagctgcttcctcAGGACCTACAGTGTGGTCATGGTGCTGCGGAAG GCAGCCTTGAAGCAGCTCCCAAAGAACAAGGTGCCCAGCATGGCAGTGATGATCAAGACCTTGACCAGGACCAACGTTGATGCTGGTGCTGTGTTCAGGGACCCGACTG GAGAGATGCAGGGCACAGTGCATcgcctgctgctggaggagcgaCAGGGAGAGCTCCGGCCTGGCtccgtgctgctgctgaggcag GTGGGTGTCTTCTCCCCGTCCCACCGCAACCACTACCTCAACGTCACCCCCAACAACCTGCTCAAGATCTACCCACCAGAGCCTGAGGGCAGCTTCTTGCAGCAGGAG GTCCatgcccaggctgggctgctccCAGACCATCCCACGCAGCCCCcacagggtgtccctgctgctggagactggggacAAATGAGGGCAGGtgcctgtggcacagagcaggcttCTGGGGGCTTGTCCCTGCACTCTCAGAGCCCCAGGCCTGGGCAAGAAGAGCTGGTGAGAGCTGATGGCTGTGACATGG ATGACCTGGACGGGCTCCTGGGTGAGCTGCCAGAGGACTTCTTCTCcgctccagcccaggctgactGCTGCTGA
- the ASB16 gene encoding ankyrin repeat and SOCS box protein 16 — protein MAQETFAFTSSALRSLRLQRELLEQEDRRRALARESATRRFLAASPRPPLSPLRRHQYCRDPAVHNALYAGDLLRVKSIFQDETTSNMVMETVSEELVWSPEQGLWVLSPRRQQTSALRIVSARGYGDCARHLLLRGAKVDAVVGGRAPLHDSAAAPRPDCTRLLLAFGADPNVLSDEGSAPLHLCATPDSLPCAELLLAHGARVNLGTRDRQVTALHVAARQGLVAHVELYLGHGADPSHRTRQGETPLNAACAAAERPEEAQRFLRVAELLLAAGAEPGAAGRKDHTPLHNACGNGQPGLVRLLLRHGADATVPNCAGYTPMDCALHAVEEYRHQRPEDILLLLLDHGAGPVHPKMLKFCCRHPPALEVVLNAYDRIPTAEGWVEAVPPELWEEHQELYDSAVRMAGQPRRLQHLARCAIRRHLGARCHAAVPRLALPPTLRHYLRLPLEGVIS, from the exons ATGGCACAGGAAACCTTCGCCTTCACCTCCTCAGCCCTGCGCTCGCTGCGGCTGCAgcgggagctgctggagcaggaggatcGGCGCCGAGCCCTGGCTCGGGAATCGGCCACACGCCGCTTCCTGGCCGCCAGCCCCCGGCCCCCGCTGAGCCCACTCCGGCGCCACCAGTACTGCCGGGACCCTGCTGTCCACAACGCCCTCTACGCCGGGGACCTCCTGCGCGTCAAGAGCATCTTCCAGGATGAGACCACCAGCAACATGGTCATGGAGACGGTCAGCGAGGAGCTGGTGTGGTCACCTGAGCAGG ggctgtgggtgctgagccCGCGGCGGCAGCAGACCTCAGCGCTGCGCATCGTCAGCGCCAGGGGCTACGGAGACTGCGCCCGGCACCTGCTGCTGCGGGGGGCCAAGGTGGACGCGGTGGTGGGGGGCCGGGCCCCGCTGCACGACAGcgccgccgccccccgccccgACTGCACCcgcctgctgctggccttcgGGGCCGACCCCAACGTGCTGAGCGACGAGGGCTCGGCACCGCTGCACCTCTGCGCCACGCCGGACAGCCTCCC GTGcgcggagctgctgctggcccacgGGGCGCGGGTGAACCTGGGCACGCGGGACCGGCAAGTGACAGCCCTGCACGTGGCGGCGCGCCAGGGGCTGGTGGCCCACGTGGAGCTGTACCTGGGCCACGGCGCAGACCCTTCCCACCGCACCCGCCAAGGCGAGACCCCCCTGAACGCCGCCTGCGCCGCCGCCGAGCGCCCCGAGGAAGCCCAACGCTTCCTGCGGGTGGccgagctgctgctggccgCCGGCGCCGAGCCCGGTGCCGCGGGCCGCAAGGACCACACGCCGCTGCACAACGCCTGCGGTAACGGCCAGCCCGGGCTGGTGCGGCTGCTGCTGCGCCACGGCGCCGACGCCACCGTCCCCAACTGCGCGGGCTACACCCCCATGGACTGCGCCCTGCACGCCGTCGAGGAGTACCGGCACCAGCGCCCCGAggacatcctcctcctcctcctcgacCATGGCGCTGGCCCTGTCCACCCCAAG ATGCTGAAGTTCTGCTGCCGGCACCCACCAGCGCTGGAGGTGGTTCTCAACGCCTACGACCGCATCCCCactgctgagggctgggtggAGGCTGTGCCCCCCGAGCTGTGGGAG GAGCACCAGGAGCTCTACGACTCTGCGGTGCGCATGGCAGGACAGCCGCGCCGGCTGCAGCACCTGGCCCGCTGCGCCATCCGGCGGCACCTGGGTGCCCGCTGCCACGCGGCCGTGCCCAGGCTGGCCCTGCCGCCCACCCTGCGGCACTACCTCCGGCTGCCGCTCGAGGGCGTCATCTCCTGA